Proteins co-encoded in one Halorussus lipolyticus genomic window:
- a CDS encoding universal stress protein: protein MDVLVPIDGSECSFRALDFGIEFARRFEASLHVVHVSDSETDATAEILERARKRLREEGVADEPEVSTDVDLSFRPANQVGKDILELVAERGYDHVVMGHHGAGAVERMMLGSAAHTVVEEESVPVTIVP from the coding sequence ATGGACGTTCTGGTCCCGATAGATGGCTCCGAATGTAGCTTCCGCGCGCTCGACTTCGGCATCGAGTTCGCCCGTCGATTCGAGGCGTCGCTACACGTCGTTCACGTCTCCGACAGCGAGACCGACGCGACCGCCGAGATTCTGGAGCGCGCTCGGAAGCGACTCCGCGAGGAGGGTGTTGCCGACGAACCCGAGGTCTCGACCGACGTGGACCTCTCCTTCCGGCCCGCGAATCAGGTCGGCAAGGACATTCTCGAACTCGTCGCCGAACGCGGCTACGACCACGTGGTCATGGGCCACCACGGAGCGGGCGCTGTCGAGAGGATGATGCTCGGTAGCGCGGCGCACACGGTCGTCGAAGAAGAGTCGGTGCCGGTGACTATAGTTCCGTAG
- the mdh gene encoding malate dehydrogenase — MTKISVVGAAGTVGAAAAYNIALRDIADELVLVDIPDKEEDTIGQAADVNHGAAYDSNTTVRQGGYEETEGSDVVVITAGIPRQPGQTRIDLAGDNAPIMEDIGSSIAEYNEDFVTITTSNPVDLLNRHLYETGDRAREKVIGFGGRLDSARFRYVLSQRFDEPVQNVEATILGEHGDAQVPVFSKVRANGKDPEFSDDEKDEILEELQTSAMNVIEKKGATEWGPATGVGHMVEAVVRDTGEVLPGSIKLEGEYGHDDVALGVPVKLGEGGVQEVVEWDLTEFEREQLGEAADKLSEQYDEIA, encoded by the coding sequence ATGACGAAAATCAGCGTGGTCGGCGCGGCAGGCACCGTCGGGGCCGCGGCGGCGTACAACATCGCGCTTCGGGACATCGCGGACGAACTGGTACTGGTAGACATCCCGGACAAAGAAGAGGACACCATCGGGCAGGCCGCCGACGTGAACCACGGCGCGGCCTACGACTCGAACACCACGGTCCGACAGGGCGGCTACGAGGAGACCGAGGGTTCGGACGTGGTCGTCATCACGGCCGGGATTCCGCGCCAGCCCGGTCAGACCCGAATCGACCTCGCGGGCGACAACGCCCCCATCATGGAGGACATCGGCTCCTCGATTGCCGAGTACAACGAGGACTTCGTGACCATCACGACCTCGAACCCGGTTGACCTGCTCAACCGCCACCTCTACGAGACGGGCGACCGCGCTCGGGAGAAGGTCATCGGCTTCGGCGGCCGCCTCGACTCCGCGCGGTTCCGCTACGTCCTGAGCCAGCGCTTCGACGAACCGGTCCAGAACGTCGAGGCCACGATTCTGGGCGAACACGGCGACGCCCAAGTTCCCGTCTTCTCGAAGGTCCGCGCGAACGGCAAGGACCCCGAGTTCAGCGACGACGAGAAAGACGAGATTCTCGAAGAACTCCAGACCAGCGCGATGAACGTCATCGAGAAGAAGGGCGCGACCGAGTGGGGTCCGGCAACCGGCGTCGGCCACATGGTCGAGGCAGTCGTCCGGGACACCGGCGAGGTTCTGCCCGGTTCCATCAAACTCGAAGGCGAGTACGGCCACGACGACGTGGCGCTCGGCGTCCCCGTCAAACTCGGCGAGGGCGGCGTCCAAGAGGTCGTCGAGTGGGACCTGACCGAGTTCGAGCGCGAACAGCTCGGCGAGGCCGCGGACAAGCTCTCCGAGCAGTACGACGAAATCGCGTAG
- a CDS encoding Sjogren's syndrome/scleroderma autoantigen 1 family protein, translating into MSSDDSGFDKEAEREKLREKYGDEDEDRENTRRMSELLLQGATMTGKHCDNCGDPIFRHDGQEFCPTCQHEAREQTQVRNAESQGQSPDETDPVQRADSAEESAGDADQSDDEPRVEINDVRVADQHGDHSNVRRPSSQADDRRASDDGRGAQNHADRQRGPHGHRRSDHTRSDHTRSGPNQSADQQNRARAHRVGDQRRGDGRSRTGAGRPTADAVSADDLGPAREALVRKLTDLARQAEETDDVARSRELLSATREAAEALAALDRANR; encoded by the coding sequence ATGAGTAGTGACGATTCGGGATTCGACAAGGAGGCCGAGCGCGAAAAGCTCCGGGAGAAGTACGGCGACGAGGACGAGGACCGCGAGAACACGCGCCGGATGAGCGAACTCCTGCTTCAGGGCGCGACCATGACGGGCAAGCACTGCGACAACTGCGGCGACCCAATCTTCCGCCACGACGGACAGGAGTTCTGCCCGACCTGCCAGCACGAGGCCCGCGAGCAGACGCAGGTTCGGAACGCCGAATCGCAAGGCCAGTCTCCCGACGAGACCGACCCGGTTCAGCGCGCCGACTCTGCCGAGGAGTCCGCAGGTGATGCCGACCAGTCCGACGACGAACCCCGCGTCGAAATCAACGACGTTCGTGTCGCCGACCAGCACGGAGACCACTCGAACGTCCGCCGACCGTCCTCGCAGGCCGACGACCGGCGAGCGTCCGACGACGGTCGCGGCGCGCAAAATCACGCTGACCGCCAGCGCGGCCCTCACGGCCACCGGCGGTCTGACCACACTCGCTCCGACCACACTCGTTCCGGCCCCAATCAGTCCGCCGACCAGCAGAATCGCGCTCGCGCTCACCGCGTCGGCGACCAGCGCCGCGGTGACGGGCGGAGTCGCACCGGTGCGGGACGCCCCACTGCCGACGCTGTGAGCGCCGACGACCTCGGACCCGCCCGCGAGGCTCTCGTCCGGAAACTGACCGACCTCGCCCGCCAAGCCGAGGAGACCGACGACGTGGCGCGTTCGCGCGAACTCCTCTCGGCGACTCGGGAGGCCGCCGAGGCGCTGGCCGCGCTCGACCGGGCGAACCGTTAA